ataaaagaaagctTCGGTTCGAGCTATAAAGGAAAGAAACCATGGCATGGCAAAGGGAGAAACCAAAGAGGAAAGCTAGGAAGAAAAGGTTCCTACCATGAATTCACTGTAAAAAAGTCCATACACTTGGAGAGGTACTACTCGTACAGGTCTGATATTCAATATAGGAGCTGCAAGCAGTTTGGTTACATTGAAAATGTTTGCAAGAACAAAGGAAGGGAAAAAACTTAGTAGCAGAGCTCAAGCTGCTAAGGACATTCAAGCTCAGGAGAAGCATGTTTTAAATGCATCCTATTTCACTGCATCCTATTTTGCAACCTTCAAAAAGGTTAGAAGGGACTGGTTAGTAGATAATAGTTGCACTCATTATATGGCATCTGATGAAGGGTTATTCAGAGATCTTGACAGCAGTTTTTTTTCCAAAGTCAAGATTGGAAATAGAAACCTCATTGAAGCCAGAGGCAGAGGCAATATTGTAATCAGCACATATTCAtgtaacaaaacaatttcagaTGTTCTTTTTGTACCTGATATAGACCAAAATCTGTTTAGTGTTGATCAGTTAATAGAGAAGGGTTATTCACTTATTTTCATGAATAACTCTTGTGTCATTAAGGATTAACTTGGTCAAGAACTAGTTACAGTTACTATGATTGAGAGATGTTTTATGCTAGATGTGAATTAGTTGAAAATGAAGACCTATATTAGTCTTGCTGATAAAGCTAGTTTATGGCATAAAAGGTTAGGCCATGTCAATTATAGATCACTTGGTTTGCTACACAAATTCAATTTGGTTGAAGACATGTCTAAAGTTGAAGCCAAAGATAGAGTTTGTGAAATTTTTCAGCTTGGGAAGTAAGTGACACTGTTATTTCCAGTTAACAAGGCATGGAACGCTCGAGACAAGCTTCAATTGGTCCATACTGGCATTTGTCAACCAATGAAGACCTCTTCTCTAAATGACAACAAATACTTTATGTTGTTCATAGATGATTATACAAGGTTCTACTGGGTAAATTTTCTGAAACAAAAGTCAGAAGTACCTGAAGCATTGAGCAAATTCAAAGCCTTAGCTGAGAATCAATCAAGTTGTAAGCTTAAGGCCTTAAGATAATATAATGACACTGAGTATTTGTCAGAAAGGTTTCAAAGGTATATGAGCAGGCTAGAATTCAACATCAGCTAAAAACCATTTATACTCCCCAGCAGAATGGAGTTTGTGAAAGAAAGAATTGAACAATACTTGACATGGCTAGATGCCTACTGTTCGAAAGTAAATTACCAAGTaaattttgggctgaggctgTAAACACATTAGTGTACCTGCTTAACAGATTGCCAACCAATgctatcaaagaaaaaaaactccTTTTGAAGTTTGGTTTGGAATTAAGCCAATAGTTTCACATCTAAAGGTGTTTGGTTGTGTCTGCTATACACTTATTCCAGCTGAGAAGAGAACCAAACTAGAAAAGAGATCTATGCCAGGAATTTTTGTTGGTTACAGCAGTACAAAGAAAAGCTATAGGGTCTTTAATCCCTCCACCAATAAGATCATAGTGAGTAgggatgtaaaatttaattaggaaaatgTATGGAACTAGAATGGTACAGATGCAAGCTTGAGTGAGCAAGGTTAACAAGATAGTAATCTAGAACCAACTGAAGAAGAAGAGCTAATTGGTGATGAATTCGATAATGTATCTATGAGAGACATAAGAACCATCACTGACATCTATCAAAGATATGATGTTGCAATACTAGAACCTACCAATTTTGATGATGCTTCCAAAGAAGACTGTTGGAAAACAGCCATGGAAGCTAAAATGGAGATGAGTACACAAGAACAACACTTGGGAACTGGTTGATAAACAAGACCAAAAAAGAGTTATTGGTGTAAAGTGGGGGTTTAGGGTCAAGTACAATGTTGATGGGTCCCTAAACAATCACAAGACAAGACTTGTGGTGAAGGGATACAACTAGTAGTATGGTATCGACTTCATAGAAACCTTTGCTCCTATTGAAAGGTTAGATACTATAAGGCTTTCGTTTGCCTTAACTTCTCAAAAGAAATAGAGAGTGCATCAACTAGATGTTAAGTTTTCTTGAATGACTTCCTCAAGGAAGAAATCTCCATTGAACAACCAGATGGGTTCAAGATTCCTGATGAAAAGGATAAGGTCTATAAGTTAAaaaaggctttgtatggtctaAAGTAGGCACTAAAGGCCTGGTATGACAGAGTTGATACATATCTATCTAGGCTCGGGTTTAAGAAGAGTATTAGTGAGCTTACTCTCTATATGaagaaatcaaagaataaaACCTTGTTGATTGTATCACTTTATGTAGATGATTTGTTAGTAACTAGAAGTAAGGGGGAGCTgattgaaaagtttaaaatgtAGATGCAAGATGTTTTTGAAATGACTGACTTGGGGGAAATGACTTATTTTCTTGGCGTGAAAGGGAATCAGTCTGATCATGCGATCTTCATAAGTCAGTAGGCTTTTGCCCTAAagatcttaaaaaaaatttgcatgTCAAAGTGTAAAATTGTTAGCACACCAGTGGCTGAAGTAGAAAAACTAACCAACAATGGCAACCATGAAAGAGTTGATGAGAAAGAGTACAGAAGCCTTGTAGGTTGTCTACTTTACTTGACACCTACAAGGCTTGATATCATGTTTGCTGTTAGCCTTCTATCTAGGTTCATGCATTGCTGCGATGTTGTTCACTTTAAGGAAACTAAAAGAGTTCTTAGATATATGAAAGGAACTTTGAATTATGAAGTGAATTTTGAGAAGGCAGAAGAACAAGTTAACAAGATATTCTAATAGTGATTGGGCAGGATCCattgatgatatgaagagcACATCTAGCTATATCTTTACCCTTGGCTCAAGGGTCTTTTGTTGGAGTTGAAAGAAACAACAAATAGTAGCTCAATCAACAGCAGAAGCAGAGTACATTGCAGTAGAAGTTGCTGTTAATCTAGCTATTTGGCTTAGGAAGCTTTTATGTGATTTGAATGaagatcaagttgaagctacTGAAGTTAGAGTTGACAATCAGTCAGTTGTTGCCATAACAAAAAATCCAGTATTTCATGGCAAAACCAAGcattttaagattaaatatcatgtttttaGAAAGGCTGAACAATCAAAGGAAGTTAATCAAATTCATTGCAGCTCAAAAAACCAGCTTGTTGATATTTTAACTAAGTCTCTCAGTGCTACAAGGTTTGATAACTTAAGAAGAAGTATTAGTGTTTGTTGCAtacagtccaaggaggagtgttgagcTTTGCCTACAATGCAACAGTAGAGAAATATTGAAGCTCAACCAGTACAACAGCTACATTTTGTTTATATGTAACTAGCTTTAGTTCTTTTATAATTCGTCTTTAAAGTTAGTAAGATTAGTTGctaatttgaatgatgtttaatgTGATGTAATTGCTGATAAGTCAGCTTTATTTTATGTGCAATTTAAGCTTTGTTTTAGTCAAGTAATTAGTGGGAGCAGTTATACATTAGGAAACTGTCTTGTaacatatatgtttttaaattaatgaaagtTAATATGAAATCAGTTTTTCAAGtttcatttttaatcaattctCTTTGCATCTGTTTATTTACTTCTCATCTCCTTAGTTTTTCTGTAAAAACACCAACCGGAATGGATCTATTAAGTTAGTTTCCATAAAGAACCAATGATGCAAGATTAGTTAAGTTGTTGGTAGAAGATGGGATTAGACTAACAAGCATATTAGAAGATAGATCCAATGTAATCAAAATTGTCAGTCTCCCAATTTCTTGTTGAATGAATACATGAAGTTGGTTTCCATAAAGAACCAATGATGCGAGATTGGTTAAGTTGTTGATAGAAGATGGGATTAGACCAACAAGCATGTTGTTTGAGAGATGGAAATTAACCAAATTCTTCAGGTTTCCAATATTTGGTGGAATGAAACCATAGAGTTGCCAGTTTCTGAGAAGGAGAGTCAGTAGGGTTTTCAGGTTCCATATTTGGGAAGGGATGATGCTCCGTAATGGATTAGAGTTCATAATCAAGTGAATGAGATTGGTCAAAAGACCTATAGATGATGGCAGATGAACAATGAGGTTCCTCATCAAATTTAGAGAAACAAGATTCTCAATCTTTTCAATTTCCAAGGGAATAGAATGAATCTAATTATAGGAAACATCAAGCACTACCAATTGAGTAAGGTTTCTAAGTGAAGAAGGTAACTCACCTTTAAGATTATTTGAGGACAGGTTGAGGCACTTGAGTTTGGAAAGTGCACCTATTTGATGTGTTATACTCCCATTTAGACCATGGCCACTAAGATCAATCTTGATGACACTTCCAGCAGAACTACATCTAACACCAGGCCATTTACAATGGTGAATACCTATGTTGCTATAGTTTCTCCACCACCCAATTTCCATCAATTCTTTTTCCTCAGCTACAAGAGATTCTAAATCATTATTTGTTACTCTAGTAATCTCACAGCTCCTCATTGTTATAGAGAGTATAAAAAGCAAAATAGCAATAAAAGTGTAAAAGGAGAATGCCATAGCTATTAAGATTAGGATCGAAGTTTTACTCCCAATTCTCTACCTAAGTTTAAAGAGCGTgaaaaacatatacatatatataaagaaatgaGGTGTTTATTTGGattactataaaattaaatttgtttttcacatcttttataatttcctatgcagttaatattttaattaaataaaagatgcATTTTGGAATATAACCA
The window above is part of the Gossypium raimondii isolate GPD5lz chromosome 9, ASM2569854v1, whole genome shotgun sequence genome. Proteins encoded here:
- the LOC105797421 gene encoding probable leucine-rich repeat receptor-like protein kinase At1g35710 produces the protein MRSCEITRVTNNDLESLVAEEKELMEIGWWRNYSNIGIHHCKWPGVRCSSAGSVIKIDLSGHGLNGSITHQIGALSKLKCLNLSSNNLKGLLTNLIHLIMNSNPLRSIIPSQIWNLKTLLTLLLRNWQLYGFIPPNIGNLKNLVNFHLSNNMLVGLIPSSINNLTNLASLVLYGNQLHVFIQQEIGRLTILITLDLSSNMLVSLIPSSTNNLTNLASLVLYGN